A single Anomalospiza imberbis isolate Cuckoo-Finch-1a 21T00152 chromosome 15, ASM3175350v1, whole genome shotgun sequence DNA region contains:
- the CLK4 gene encoding dual specificity protein kinase CLK4 translates to MYLFEQRIPAPNIQQEKLWEMRHSKQSHCPDWDDRRSWDQRKHSSSRKRRKRSHSSGQESKHYKPSRISESHYLDDRAINERDHHDRRYVEEYRNDFCEVYDHRHYHRDYEKSHHHHYSKSSGRSRKSSHKRKHKRHHCSSHQSHSKSHRRKRSRSVEDDEEGHLICESGDVLRARYEIVATLGEGAFGKVVECIDHDMRGMHVAVKIVKNVGRYREAARSEIQVLEHLNNMDPSSNFRCVQMLEWFDHHGHVCIVFELLGLSTYDFIKENSFLPFHINDIRNMAYQICQSINFLHHNKLTHTDLKPENILFVESDYIVKYNAKMKRDERTLKNTDIKVVDFGSATFDDEHHSTLVSTRHYRAPEVILALGWSQPCDVWSIGCILIEYYLGFTVFQTHDSKEHLAMMERILGPLPTHMIKKSRKHYFHHDQLDWDEHSSAGRYVRRRCKPLKEFMHCQDTDHQSLFDLVRRMLEYDPAKRITLDEALQHPFFDPLNK, encoded by the exons ATGTACCTGTTTGAACAAAGAATTCCTGCACCTAACATCCAGCAAGAGAAGCTG TGGGAGATGAGGCATTCAAAGCAATCTCATTGTCCTGATTGGGATgacaggaggagctgggatcagAGGAAGCACAGTAGCAGCCGCAAGCGCAGAAAGAGGTCCCACAGCAGTGGCCAAGAGAGCAAGCACTATAAACCCAGTCGCATTTCAGAAAG tcaTTATTTGGACGATAGAGCCATAAATGAAAGAGACCATCATGACCGGAGATATGTTGAGGAATACAGAAATGACTTCTGTGAAGTGTATGACCACAGGCATTATCACAGAGACTATGAAAAGAGTCACCATCATCACTATAGCAAATCCTCTGGTCGGAGCAGGAAAAGTAGTCATAAAAGGAAGCATAAGAGACATCATTGCTCCAGTCACCAATCGCATTCG AAGAGTCACCGAAGGAAAAGATCCAGGAGTGTAGAGGATGATGAGGAGGGTCACCTGATCTGTGAAAGTGGAGACGTTCTAAGAGCAAGAT ATGAAATTGTTGCGACTTTAGGAGAAGGAGCTTTTGGAAAAGTAGTGGAGTGCATAGATCACGATAT GAGAGGAATGCATGTAGCAGTTAAAATAGTGAAAAATGTTGGTCGATACCGGGAGGCAGCCCGTTCAGAAATACAGGTGTTGGAACACTTGAACAACATGGATCCAAGCAGCAATTT ccGCTGTGTCCAGATGCTGGAGTGGTTTGATCACCATGGCCACGTCTGTATTGTTTTTGAGCTACTGGGGCTCAGTACTTATGACTTCATTAAGGAAAACAGCTTTCTGCCATTTCATATTAATGACATTAGAAACATGGCCTATCAAATTTGCCAGTCTATAAACT tTCTACACCATAACAAACTAACTCACACAGATTTAAAGCCTGAAAATATCTTGTTTGTGGAGTCTGATTACATAGTGAAGTACAATGCCAAAATG AAACGAGATGAACGCACTTTAAAAAACACGGACATCAAAGTTGTTGATTTTGGAAGTGCGACTTTTGATGATGAGCATCATAGCACATTAGTGTCTACAAGACATTACAGAGCTCCTGAGGTGATTTTAG CATTGGGATGGTCTCAGCCGTGTGATGTGTGGAGTATTGGTTGTATTCTGATTGAGTATTACCTGGGATTTACCGTGTTTCAG ACTCATGATAGTAAAGAACACCTGGCAATGATGGAAAGAATACTGGGGCCTCTGCCCACTCACATGATCAAGAAATCCAG AAAACATTATTTCCACCATGACCAGTTGGACTGGGatgagcacagctctgcaggccGCTACGTCAGGAGACGCTGTAAGCCTCTGAAG gaattcaTGCATTGCCAAGACACAGATCATCAAAGTCTGTTTGACCTTGTTCGCAGAATGCTGGAATATGACCCAGCCAAAAGAATTACTCTTGATGAAGCCTTGCAGCATCCTTTTTTTGAtccattaaataaataa